The following proteins are encoded in a genomic region of Liolophura sinensis isolate JHLJ2023 chromosome 7, CUHK_Ljap_v2, whole genome shotgun sequence:
- the LOC135471341 gene encoding THO complex subunit 7 homolog isoform X2, which yields MSVTDDDVIRRRLLIDGDGGLDDKRINNLLKSYIKWCNSSETDEENDATYQRLMSTVAQCEFTMEKSLLVYEMNLREQANYGKLNRQIEEKITQAMDKIAECKNELIEAKTIRRNRQEYDNLAAVIQKQPDRQTSMKKLQELEDGLTQLKTTKEKLEQKLDLRRKQFHVLLSSIHELQRILEDDNADESDMETS from the exons ATGTCGGTTACAGATG atgaTGTCATTAGAAGAAGACTTCTCATAGATGGTGATGGTGGATTGGATGACAAGAGGATAAACAATCTTTTGAAGTCTTACATCAAGTGGTGCAATTCCTCAGAAACTGATGAGGAAAA TGATGCAACTTACCAACGCCTTATGAGCACTGTGGCTCAGTGTGAGTTTACCATGGAGAAGTCCTTGCTGGTATATGAGATGAACCTTAGAGAACAGGCTAACTATGGCAAACTTAACAGACAAATAG AGGAAAAGATAACGCAAGCAATGGACAAAATCGCTGAGTGTAAAAATGAGTTAATAGAGGCCAAGACAATAAGACGAAATCGTCAGG AGTACGACAACCTTGCAGCAGTTATACAGAAGCAGccagacagacaaacatcaaTGAA GAAACTTCAGGAACTGGAGGATGGTCTCACACAgttgaaaacaacaaaagaaaagttGGAACAGAAg ctgGATTTGAGAAGAAAACAATTCCATGTTCTGTTATCCTCTATTCATGAATTACAGAGAATTTTAGAAG ATGACAATGCTGATGAAAGTGATATGGAAACCTCATGA
- the LOC135471341 gene encoding THO complex subunit 7 homolog isoform X1, giving the protein MSVTDDDVIRRRLLIDGDGGLDDKRINNLLKSYIKWCNSSETDEENDATYQRLMSTVAQCEFTMEKSLLVYEMNLREQANYGKLNRQIEEKITQAMDKIAECKNELIEAKTIRRNRQEYDNLAAVIQKQPDRQTSMKKLQELEDGLTQLKTTKEKLEQKLDLRRKQFHVLLSSIHELQRILEEDDNADESDMETS; this is encoded by the exons ATGTCGGTTACAGATG atgaTGTCATTAGAAGAAGACTTCTCATAGATGGTGATGGTGGATTGGATGACAAGAGGATAAACAATCTTTTGAAGTCTTACATCAAGTGGTGCAATTCCTCAGAAACTGATGAGGAAAA TGATGCAACTTACCAACGCCTTATGAGCACTGTGGCTCAGTGTGAGTTTACCATGGAGAAGTCCTTGCTGGTATATGAGATGAACCTTAGAGAACAGGCTAACTATGGCAAACTTAACAGACAAATAG AGGAAAAGATAACGCAAGCAATGGACAAAATCGCTGAGTGTAAAAATGAGTTAATAGAGGCCAAGACAATAAGACGAAATCGTCAGG AGTACGACAACCTTGCAGCAGTTATACAGAAGCAGccagacagacaaacatcaaTGAA GAAACTTCAGGAACTGGAGGATGGTCTCACACAgttgaaaacaacaaaagaaaagttGGAACAGAAg ctgGATTTGAGAAGAAAACAATTCCATGTTCTGTTATCCTCTATTCATGAATTACAGAGAATTTTAGAAG aagATGACAATGCTGATGAAAGTGATATGGAAACCTCATGA